A DNA window from Paenibacillus sp. HWE-109 contains the following coding sequences:
- a CDS encoding discoidin domain-containing protein: MTTKVGRKLFASCLALSLVSPAFYGLTAQEASAATTTIDLDPSNMQQSWDGWGTSLAWFANITGGWEESTKNALADALYSPAGLNLNIARYNIGGGENPAYETMRQGGEVPGFSPSPGVWDWSQDANQRWWLQAAKARGANQLEAFSNSAPYYMTVSGSTTGNRDSGKDNLKPEEYDNFAAYMAGVVKHFKENWNIDFNYLSPMNEPNTKYWGFGGGQEGSHYDVASQMKLINTTRAKLDAEGLQSVKIAAMDESILDTFVSNWNSYDETTKENVGKMNTHSYGGSDRYGIRNQAKAAGKPLWMSEVDLGPSGVAHNHDDFEPALALSERIMTDITWLEPKGWVLWQAIESEKNMQKDKENMNWGLLHADFDTQQWWYTKKYYAMQQFSKFIPQGSRFIADNNDNTLAAYDPAKNKIYVVYRNASATNEDISLNMSQFNTATGTATPYVSSATENVAQKANVPVLDKTLHTTVGAKSITTFVIDGASYTSSTVIPQSEMSATASSAQSGEGAEKTLDGNASSKWHSAWDPYDGGPHTITYDLGASYDDVYQLRYLPRQDADWNGVITKYTVEVSTDGTVFNPVAQGTWKNDKSEKTATFSSASARYVRLKADETNGSGAQYASAAEINIMRKSNFTADTQALANAIDRAEDFITSNAASVDTTKLQSLVDEANAVKSNTLASQEDITQILNKLNAEYSLVFKSVETGIIPQSQMTATSDSSASGEGPGRTLDGDSGTNWHTAWDGSYSALPHSITYNLGKAYEGVNKLKYLPRQDADWNGVVTKFEVSVSTDGIAFTKVAAGTWDADKTEKTATFDAKGASYVKFTALESRSDAGKQYASAAEVNIFNKTGFRIDKTSLTGAISDADAFIRDFHEDHSYLIDVQKLLDQAPALLSSPTATQEELDKLAAQIRAEMAKINVGEKMINGIRLFYAPEAYQGNPSSLMLDNNNSSFYESNWDGNGRKYKSGDYIVIDLGQSIADVGKILVTPRQDKANGRIKQFKIYLSDSDLSGKASNGTQKYLDDNFQFTANGTFDATSSSAQTATFKSGKARYVAIQAITTGGDGNTLSTAEIAVSQKRGTAFNTSSLQTAINRLRTVSGISPKVEATIENQVAEIGALSDLTEESIAYYTGVLQDLYNLYLSLGKVDSIESGKLWLDTEGVPIQAHGGGILYNEKNKLYYWYGEDKSADNVGSGYVPVTGVHAYSSKDLYNWKNEGIVLPVFNNPQLGEDVLPAGDLPLYLSENSDTYKTSGKPFDPNRVVTITNRDGDYTGSMKSPINSLSKYNSTGRIAELNALYADKTNAEKQVMYKDFNWDKVVERPKVIYNKKTDKYVMWWHQDGPIAGEYWAAEGGVAISDSPTGPFKFLGTSRLPNNGWGGGEGEGMLRDMTLFVDDDDKGYLIYASEGNGTEIVMQLNDDYTGPAKNERNQSLEGVHWAKAIWNHREAPAIFKQDGVYYMITSGTDGWKPVAAQYHTATNILGPWEDKDNPARGWNNNKTFFSQSTFVLPYRDANGDIVSNKFIFMGDRWDASNLKDSRYVWLPIDVNTQDKTIGFWWHDEWDFSYFQPGKKVTFNSNGGDAVRTVFGVSEGSKITKPANPARTGYMFVGWYQDEALTIPWDFAVNTVQATDITLFAKWEQTAITTVLPVSVVTVTYVAPVLPTEVTVVYNDNATANKSVQWNAIDRSQYAAVGNFTVNGAVDGTSILAVANVTVTEGVYYEKEVLKALIANVKGKLNIAVEGPEVGKYPAGSKQTLQTAIDQAQQVVDNDSATKPQFEQATASLNAALQTFEASVIKEVLVQSIKIDSASDVINLNGGSLQLYASVSPTTATNATVTWAVYERDGTATDKASINQSGVLTVSKVGVVKVVATANDRSGVVSEKLISITSDQYRGGGGGGPTQPTEKEDPTQYVLKDSELRIDPAQDGQTAVTAIIDRERLAQKLADLYKTANSSVLNFEIPGEHASNAIQLPLQVLYNGYKENPGTILTVHSHLGTYDLPLSLLKREDVAKLANAEDASLIVRMDKVKAQHKEQFEQSLTDKGLERVSDIIDYKVILKAKDKEVEITNFGNSFITRVMNVNGVIQDPSAATAVAFDPVTGKLRFVPSVFAVKDGKTEVTVIRNTNSMYTIVENKKTFDDMNGHWAQKDVENLASKMVIDGTTDRTYTPEMQVTRAQFAALLVRGLGLPTETTPSVFTDVAATKWYASEVGTAAKYGLVQGVGEGRFNPDQLITREQMVVMMMKAVALVQGEAKSEAATNTSFADQDQLSDYARSAVADAADKGLVHGKTATSFAPQDVATRAEAAVIIKQAMQYLNLIN; this comes from the coding sequence ATGACTACAAAAGTTGGAAGAAAGTTATTTGCATCATGCCTTGCTTTGTCTTTAGTATCACCGGCATTTTATGGGTTAACGGCGCAAGAGGCGAGTGCAGCAACGACTACGATTGATTTAGATCCAAGCAACATGCAGCAATCATGGGACGGATGGGGAACATCGCTTGCCTGGTTTGCCAATATAACCGGGGGCTGGGAAGAATCAACCAAAAATGCGTTGGCCGATGCGCTTTACTCTCCAGCAGGATTGAATTTAAATATTGCCAGATATAATATTGGCGGCGGTGAAAATCCTGCTTACGAGACGATGCGCCAAGGCGGCGAAGTTCCGGGGTTCTCACCATCCCCAGGTGTATGGGATTGGTCGCAAGATGCCAATCAGCGTTGGTGGCTTCAAGCCGCGAAGGCAAGAGGCGCTAATCAATTGGAGGCGTTCTCCAATTCGGCTCCCTACTATATGACGGTCAGCGGAAGCACAACGGGAAATAGGGATTCTGGGAAAGACAACTTGAAACCAGAGGAATATGATAATTTTGCTGCCTATATGGCGGGCGTTGTAAAGCATTTCAAAGAGAATTGGAATATTGATTTCAATTACCTGTCCCCGATGAACGAACCGAACACAAAGTACTGGGGATTTGGCGGGGGCCAAGAAGGTTCGCATTATGACGTTGCTTCGCAAATGAAGCTCATTAATACAACGCGTGCGAAACTGGACGCTGAGGGTCTGCAGTCCGTTAAAATTGCGGCGATGGATGAATCTATTCTAGATACCTTCGTATCCAATTGGAATTCGTATGATGAAACTACAAAAGAGAATGTCGGGAAAATGAACACCCACTCCTACGGCGGTTCGGATCGATACGGAATCAGAAATCAAGCCAAAGCGGCGGGCAAGCCGTTATGGATGTCTGAAGTGGATCTTGGTCCTTCAGGAGTTGCTCATAATCACGACGATTTTGAACCGGCATTGGCTTTATCAGAAAGAATTATGACGGACATCACATGGCTTGAGCCTAAGGGGTGGGTCCTCTGGCAAGCGATTGAGAGTGAGAAAAACATGCAGAAGGACAAGGAGAATATGAATTGGGGTCTCCTTCATGCTGATTTCGACACGCAACAGTGGTGGTACACGAAGAAGTATTATGCTATGCAGCAATTCAGCAAGTTTATCCCACAGGGATCCAGATTCATCGCAGATAACAATGACAACACGTTAGCCGCTTATGATCCTGCCAAGAATAAAATCTATGTTGTATACAGAAATGCAAGTGCGACTAATGAAGATATTTCATTGAACATGTCTCAGTTTAATACGGCCACCGGGACTGCAACACCATATGTATCTTCTGCTACGGAGAATGTAGCCCAGAAGGCAAATGTACCTGTCTTGGATAAAACTCTCCATACAACTGTTGGAGCAAAATCGATTACAACCTTCGTCATTGACGGAGCATCCTATACAAGCAGCACGGTTATTCCTCAGAGCGAAATGAGCGCAACGGCAAGCAGTGCTCAATCCGGGGAAGGAGCTGAGAAAACACTGGATGGGAATGCTTCAAGCAAATGGCATTCAGCTTGGGATCCTTACGATGGAGGTCCGCACACGATAACTTACGATCTTGGAGCATCCTATGATGATGTCTACCAGTTGCGCTACTTACCAAGGCAAGATGCCGATTGGAATGGTGTTATTACCAAGTATACAGTTGAAGTGAGTACTGATGGTACCGTTTTCAATCCTGTTGCGCAAGGCACATGGAAGAATGATAAGTCGGAGAAAACCGCAACCTTCTCGTCGGCATCTGCAAGATATGTAAGGTTAAAGGCGGATGAAACGAACGGATCGGGTGCCCAGTATGCATCGGCTGCTGAGATCAACATCATGAGAAAGTCCAATTTCACAGCAGATACGCAAGCACTAGCGAATGCGATTGATAGAGCTGAAGACTTTATCACATCAAATGCAGCAAGTGTAGACACAACGAAATTGCAGTCGTTAGTTGACGAAGCCAATGCGGTTAAATCCAACACGTTGGCGAGCCAGGAAGACATTACCCAGATACTAAATAAACTAAACGCTGAGTATAGCTTGGTGTTCAAGTCCGTTGAGACTGGGATCATTCCGCAAAGCCAGATGACGGCAACGTCTGACAGTTCGGCATCAGGTGAAGGACCGGGGCGGACGCTGGATGGGGATTCCGGAACGAACTGGCATACGGCATGGGACGGCTCTTATTCGGCATTGCCGCACTCCATTACTTATAACCTAGGCAAAGCGTATGAAGGTGTTAATAAGCTGAAATACTTGCCGCGGCAAGATGCTGATTGGAATGGTGTTGTTACTAAGTTTGAAGTATCCGTGAGCACTGACGGTATCGCTTTCACCAAAGTGGCGGCAGGAACCTGGGACGCAGACAAAACCGAGAAAACAGCAACTTTTGACGCAAAAGGCGCATCTTATGTGAAGTTCACTGCGCTTGAGTCAAGAAGCGATGCGGGCAAGCAGTATGCATCGGCTGCTGAGGTCAACATCTTCAACAAGACTGGATTTAGAATCGACAAGACCAGCCTTACAGGAGCGATTAGCGATGCTGATGCGTTCATTCGCGACTTCCATGAAGATCATTCCTACCTGATTGATGTGCAAAAGCTGCTTGATCAAGCCCCAGCGCTGCTGAGTAGTCCAACAGCGACGCAGGAAGAACTCGATAAGCTAGCGGCCCAAATTAGAGCCGAAATGGCAAAAATTAATGTCGGTGAGAAGATGATTAACGGAATTCGACTCTTCTATGCACCGGAAGCTTATCAAGGGAATCCTTCCAGTCTCATGCTGGATAACAACAATTCATCATTTTACGAATCAAACTGGGATGGAAATGGAAGAAAATACAAATCAGGCGATTATATCGTGATAGATTTGGGCCAGAGCATTGCAGATGTTGGCAAGATTTTGGTTACACCAAGGCAAGATAAAGCGAACGGCAGAATTAAACAGTTTAAAATTTATTTGAGCGATAGCGATTTATCGGGAAAAGCGTCAAATGGCACGCAAAAGTATCTGGATGACAATTTCCAATTTACAGCAAACGGCACTTTTGACGCAACCAGTTCAAGTGCTCAAACGGCTACATTCAAATCCGGCAAAGCGAGATATGTTGCCATTCAGGCCATAACCACGGGCGGTGACGGCAATACGCTCAGTACAGCAGAAATCGCTGTTAGTCAGAAGCGAGGAACTGCTTTCAACACAAGCAGTTTGCAAACAGCTATTAACCGCTTGCGGACGGTTTCGGGGATAAGTCCTAAAGTGGAAGCTACGATTGAAAATCAAGTTGCAGAGATAGGTGCTCTTAGCGACTTAACGGAGGAAAGTATTGCCTACTACACTGGAGTTCTACAGGATTTATACAATTTATATCTGAGCTTGGGCAAAGTCGATTCCATTGAAAGCGGTAAATTATGGCTGGATACAGAAGGCGTGCCGATTCAGGCTCATGGCGGAGGAATTCTGTACAACGAGAAGAACAAATTGTACTACTGGTACGGCGAAGACAAATCGGCAGATAATGTGGGCTCGGGTTATGTACCAGTAACAGGCGTTCACGCCTACTCTTCTAAAGATTTGTACAACTGGAAAAATGAAGGGATTGTATTGCCGGTATTCAACAACCCGCAGCTTGGCGAAGACGTACTGCCTGCCGGAGATTTGCCATTGTACTTGAGCGAAAATTCGGACACGTATAAGACTAGCGGGAAGCCATTCGACCCTAATCGTGTTGTTACGATTACAAACAGAGATGGCGACTATACTGGATCAATGAAATCGCCGATCAATTCGTTGAGCAAATATAATTCAACTGGACGCATAGCTGAGTTAAATGCCTTGTATGCGGACAAAACGAATGCCGAGAAGCAAGTGATGTATAAAGATTTCAACTGGGATAAAGTTGTCGAACGTCCAAAGGTTATCTACAACAAGAAAACGGACAAATATGTGATGTGGTGGCATCAAGACGGACCGATCGCCGGTGAATATTGGGCGGCGGAAGGCGGCGTTGCGATCAGCGATTCGCCAACAGGTCCATTTAAATTTCTGGGTACATCCAGATTGCCGAATAATGGATGGGGTGGCGGCGAAGGCGAAGGTATGCTGCGCGATATGACGTTGTTCGTCGACGATGACGACAAAGGATACCTCATCTACGCATCCGAAGGTAACGGAACGGAGATTGTTATGCAGTTGAATGATGACTATACCGGACCTGCGAAGAACGAGAGAAACCAGTCGCTGGAAGGCGTTCACTGGGCTAAAGCTATCTGGAATCATCGAGAGGCTCCGGCGATCTTCAAGCAAGACGGCGTGTATTACATGATTACGTCAGGAACTGACGGCTGGAAACCAGTCGCAGCCCAATATCATACAGCGACCAATATTTTAGGTCCGTGGGAAGATAAAGACAACCCGGCCAGGGGCTGGAATAACAATAAGACATTCTTCAGTCAAAGTACTTTTGTGCTTCCGTATAGGGATGCAAACGGAGATATCGTTTCGAATAAGTTCATCTTTATGGGGGATCGGTGGGATGCTTCGAATCTAAAAGATTCGAGATATGTATGGCTGCCGATCGATGTGAACACGCAAGACAAAACAATTGGATTCTGGTGGCACGATGAGTGGGATTTCTCTTACTTCCAGCCAGGCAAGAAAGTGACTTTCAACAGTAATGGCGGCGACGCGGTTCGAACTGTTTTCGGAGTGTCGGAAGGTTCGAAAATAACGAAGCCAGCGAATCCGGCAAGAACCGGATATATGTTTGTAGGCTGGTATCAAGATGAAGCCTTGACTATTCCATGGGATTTCGCAGTGAATACGGTTCAAGCGACAGATATTACGCTTTTTGCGAAATGGGAGCAAACCGCAATCACAACTGTGTTGCCGGTAAGCGTGGTTACAGTAACTTATGTTGCACCTGTTCTGCCTACGGAGGTAACGGTCGTTTATAACGATAACGCAACGGCCAATAAATCGGTTCAATGGAACGCGATCGATCGTTCTCAGTATGCGGCAGTTGGCAACTTTACCGTGAACGGAGCAGTTGATGGCACATCCATACTTGCTGTTGCTAACGTGACGGTAACAGAAGGAGTCTACTACGAGAAAGAAGTGCTTAAAGCGCTTATCGCGAACGTTAAAGGCAAGCTGAATATCGCCGTAGAAGGACCGGAAGTCGGCAAGTATCCGGCTGGTTCGAAACAAACATTGCAAACGGCCATCGATCAAGCACAGCAGGTTGTAGATAATGATTCTGCGACTAAGCCGCAATTTGAACAAGCGACGGCATCTTTGAACGCTGCACTGCAAACTTTTGAAGCTTCGGTGATCAAAGAGGTGCTCGTACAAAGCATCAAAATTGATAGCGCATCAGATGTCATTAACTTAAATGGTGGAAGTCTTCAATTATATGCTTCGGTGTCACCGACAACTGCAACGAATGCAACAGTGACATGGGCTGTATACGAGAGAGACGGTACGGCAACGGATAAAGCGTCCATCAATCAATCCGGCGTATTGACTGTTTCGAAAGTCGGCGTAGTGAAAGTGGTGGCAACAGCGAATGACCGTTCAGGAGTCGTGAGTGAGAAATTAATTTCAATCACTAGCGACCAATATCGTGGCGGTGGAGGTGGAGGCCCTACTCAACCAACCGAAAAAGAAGATCCAACGCAATATGTGCTGAAAGATTCGGAACTTCGGATTGACCCTGCACAAGACGGGCAAACAGCTGTAACGGCGATCATCGATCGTGAACGACTAGCTCAGAAATTGGCAGATCTCTACAAAACAGCGAATAGTTCTGTTCTCAATTTTGAAATTCCTGGAGAGCATGCATCGAACGCTATTCAACTGCCGCTTCAGGTCTTGTATAACGGGTACAAAGAAAATCCGGGAACTATTTTGACGGTACACAGTCATTTAGGCACCTATGATTTGCCGCTTTCACTCCTCAAACGTGAGGATGTTGCGAAGCTTGCTAATGCAGAAGACGCAAGTCTGATCGTTCGCATGGATAAAGTGAAGGCGCAGCATAAAGAGCAATTCGAACAATCGCTCACAGATAAAGGTCTGGAACGCGTAAGCGATATTATCGATTACAAAGTGATTCTGAAAGCCAAGGACAAAGAAGTAGAAATTACGAACTTTGGCAACAGCTTTATCACACGTGTAATGAACGTAAATGGTGTCATTCAAGACCCTTCCGCTGCTACAGCGGTTGCGTTTGATCCCGTTACTGGCAAACTGCGGTTTGTACCGTCTGTGTTCGCTGTGAAAGACGGGAAGACAGAAGTAACAGTTATCCGTAATACGAACAGTATGTACACGATCGTTGAAAACAAGAAAACATTTGACGATATGAACGGACACTGGGCGCAAAAGGATGTTGAGAACCTAGCTTCCAAAATGGTGATCGACGGAACAACGGATCGCACGTATACGCCGGAAATGCAAGTCACTCGGGCTCAGTTCGCAGCACTTCTCGTAAGAGGACTGGGGTTACCGACGGAAACAACGCCATCTGTATTTACAGATGTTGCTGCCACCAAGTGGTATGCATCAGAAGTAGGTACAGCCGCGAAGTACGGCTTGGTTCAAGGTGTAGGTGAAGGCAGATTCAACCCGGATCAACTGATTACGAGAGAGCAAATGGTCGTCATGATGATGAAAGCTGTTGCGCTCGTTCAGGGAGAAGCGAAATCGGAAGCTGCGACGAATACCTCATTTGCCGATCAAGACCAGTTGTCGGACTATGCCCGCAGCGCGGTAGCAGATGCCGCTGACAAAGGATTGGTACATGGGAAAACAGCAACAAGCTTTGCTCCGCAAGATGTAGCGACTCGCGCAGAGGCTGCGGTCATTATTAAACAAGCGATGCAATATTTGAATTTAATTAATTAA
- a CDS encoding ABC transporter substrate-binding protein, with product MKKRLVTSVLSIALTFGLAGCSTNTATTGDSSASPASTAANNTKENAITLKLAMWDSDSEFLDSWTKKVKEFSTVMPNVKMEVETFKSDGDYLQAMKVRLAANELPDIIELKPNFISDFKAELLPLNDLSVTAKNTKAKQYAVDGKILALPVISFPELVYYHPSVFKELGLSVPTTWEQFVSVLTEIKKSGKYQPYAMGGKDSWPNYPFNEFMPILASGDANYYDKIAGMDKPFDKGTPFYKAYTDIQTLYDAKVMGADPLGLSNDQATGLFEAKKAAVIAAGLWYLPQYKSKVGNTDDLAAFALPTRHSESEPLKVMTFTDNFFGIYNKSKNAEAAKKFQEWMFSSDAYSFYVNKKQANSVMEGVKADVPFLTDFYKANKVEEFSFLPGGENFNKYVNSIQLDWKKLGQEMMGGTPLDKIANDLNDKWTKARASK from the coding sequence ATGAAAAAAAGACTAGTAACATCTGTACTTTCAATTGCCTTGACGTTTGGATTAGCAGGGTGCAGCACCAATACGGCTACCACTGGGGATAGCAGCGCTTCACCTGCTTCCACGGCAGCAAACAACACGAAAGAGAATGCGATTACATTAAAACTTGCGATGTGGGATAGCGATAGCGAATTCCTGGATAGCTGGACTAAAAAGGTCAAAGAGTTTTCAACCGTTATGCCGAACGTGAAAATGGAAGTCGAAACGTTCAAGAGCGATGGCGACTATTTGCAAGCGATGAAAGTTAGATTAGCTGCTAACGAGCTGCCGGATATTATCGAATTGAAGCCGAATTTCATCAGTGATTTCAAAGCGGAACTTCTTCCACTTAATGACCTGAGCGTTACAGCCAAAAATACGAAAGCCAAGCAATATGCGGTAGATGGTAAAATTCTTGCCTTGCCTGTTATCTCGTTCCCTGAACTTGTTTACTATCATCCGAGCGTATTTAAAGAGCTGGGCTTAAGCGTTCCAACAACGTGGGAGCAGTTTGTAAGCGTATTAACGGAAATTAAAAAGAGCGGTAAATATCAGCCTTATGCCATGGGCGGCAAGGATTCCTGGCCGAACTATCCGTTTAACGAATTCATGCCGATATTGGCATCCGGTGACGCCAACTACTACGACAAAATTGCCGGAATGGACAAACCTTTTGATAAAGGCACACCATTCTACAAAGCTTACACGGATATTCAAACCCTATATGATGCCAAAGTCATGGGCGCTGATCCGCTAGGTTTGAGCAATGACCAAGCAACAGGATTGTTTGAAGCGAAAAAGGCAGCAGTCATTGCTGCAGGACTTTGGTACTTGCCGCAATACAAATCCAAAGTTGGCAACACGGATGACTTAGCAGCATTTGCACTGCCAACTCGTCATTCGGAGTCGGAGCCGCTGAAAGTGATGACTTTCACGGATAACTTCTTCGGTATTTACAACAAATCCAAAAACGCAGAAGCAGCTAAGAAATTCCAAGAGTGGATGTTCTCCTCGGATGCTTACTCCTTCTATGTGAACAAGAAGCAAGCGAACTCTGTTATGGAGGGTGTTAAAGCCGATGTTCCTTTCTTGACTGATTTCTACAAAGCAAACAAAGTGGAAGAGTTCAGTTTTCTTCCAGGCGGAGAGAACTTCAATAAATATGTAAACTCGATCCAATTGGATTGGAAGAAGCTTGGTCAAGAAATGATGGGCGGAACGCCGCTTGATAAGATTGCTAACGATCTGAATGATAAATGGACGAAAGCAAGAGCAAGCAAGTAA
- a CDS encoding response regulator transcription factor, translating into MFRVMIVDDEPLVRLAMSAIIPWSDLDCEVVAEAADGHEAWERISVQQDVDLMIVDMSMPIMDALTLLSKMQEANLANSPVSIVLSAYSDFDFVRKAFLLGAVDYIMKADLDPEHIVPVIEKALIQLKEKTISSARMSKTNRDADLKQRETWLRGLLCDKDYLYSPNLAQDDSFSKWILQFANFQHVLVSVMPDKQNLITDIPLQGGSDNDEHVGRIIKQGMEIVKHPYELLQINEDEYAILLCYESSTSFLNLRGRVIELLDSLRNTVKNFINVSLSIGVAESCTDWKSWHLRYNQASSLANLRFSEGPGRVYYSETVSVNDRQLPTPYDYSVMMFLMEKGDRKWQQQLYTGLSQLSDMPHVTLESTLPIYEELIWNIGALLHAKGMNWTHVIETRRRPYEIVEQFTFREDLHEWIEKLVFRLADLLHPDKIREENPQRLVERVKRYVEKNYCNSITLGQVSEWAQVTESHLSKQFVKETGEHFIEYVTKLRINEATRLIETDMKMYEIAVKVGYENPEHFSRVFKKYRGMSPQKYRDNYARKKE; encoded by the coding sequence ATGTTTAGAGTAATGATCGTCGATGACGAGCCGCTGGTGAGACTAGCCATGAGTGCGATTATTCCGTGGAGTGATCTGGACTGCGAGGTGGTAGCTGAGGCTGCAGATGGTCATGAAGCATGGGAACGAATTTCGGTGCAGCAGGACGTTGATTTAATGATTGTCGATATGAGCATGCCGATTATGGATGCCCTTACGCTCCTGTCTAAGATGCAGGAAGCCAATTTAGCTAACTCGCCAGTGAGTATTGTGTTGAGCGCCTATTCAGACTTTGATTTCGTGCGGAAAGCGTTTCTGCTAGGGGCTGTGGATTATATTATGAAAGCTGATCTTGATCCGGAACATATCGTTCCGGTCATTGAGAAAGCGCTTATTCAGTTAAAAGAAAAAACGATTTCTTCCGCAAGAATGAGTAAAACCAATAGAGACGCCGATCTCAAGCAGCGAGAAACATGGCTCCGCGGATTGTTATGCGATAAAGATTATCTCTATAGTCCCAATTTGGCGCAGGACGACTCTTTTTCCAAATGGATACTCCAATTTGCGAACTTTCAGCATGTTCTTGTATCCGTGATGCCGGATAAACAAAATCTGATAACGGATATACCGCTGCAAGGCGGTTCGGACAATGATGAGCATGTAGGCAGGATTATTAAACAAGGGATGGAGATCGTCAAGCACCCCTATGAATTACTGCAAATCAATGAGGATGAATATGCCATTCTGCTATGTTATGAGTCATCGACAAGCTTCTTGAATTTGCGGGGGCGCGTGATTGAACTCCTCGATTCTTTGCGCAATACGGTCAAAAACTTTATTAATGTTTCGCTGTCAATCGGAGTAGCAGAGTCATGCACAGATTGGAAAAGCTGGCATCTTAGATATAATCAGGCGAGCAGCCTGGCCAATCTGCGATTCTCGGAAGGGCCCGGGCGCGTGTATTATTCTGAAACGGTAAGCGTGAACGATAGACAGCTGCCTACGCCATATGATTACTCGGTGATGATGTTTCTCATGGAGAAAGGAGACCGTAAGTGGCAGCAGCAATTGTACACGGGGTTAAGTCAATTGAGCGATATGCCCCATGTAACGTTGGAAAGCACGCTTCCTATTTATGAAGAATTGATATGGAATATAGGCGCATTACTGCATGCAAAAGGGATGAATTGGACGCATGTGATAGAAACGCGGCGAAGACCTTATGAGATTGTTGAACAATTCACTTTCCGTGAAGATTTACATGAGTGGATTGAGAAGCTTGTATTTCGCCTAGCAGATTTGCTGCATCCTGACAAAATACGTGAAGAAAATCCGCAGCGGTTGGTGGAGAGAGTCAAACGTTACGTAGAGAAAAATTATTGCAATTCAATTACGCTTGGTCAAGTTAGCGAGTGGGCACAAGTGACAGAGAGCCATCTCAGTAAACAGTTCGTCAAAGAAACGGGCGAGCATTTTATTGAATATGTGACAAAACTGCGGATCAATGAGGCAACCAGACTGATCGAAACGGACATGAAAATGTATGAGATTGCTGTGAAAGTGGGGTATGAGAATCCAGAACATTTCAGCCGTGTGTTTAAAAAATATCGGGGAATGAGCCCACAGAAATACCGGGACAACTATGCAAGGAAAAAAGAGTGA